CTGGCCTGCACTCACCACTGCTTCGCAGCTTTAGTGCTTCGTCGGCTTTACGCATGACATCACATTACTGCAACTTTGCTTTATTTGTGATATATTTCAAGTCTTTCTATTTGTTTCTATAATGCACGTAACAGTTGTCATCAATACCTGGTAGGAGGCGCCTCTGAACGCATTCATTATTCTGTATGACGCATTTACATTGCACTTGTGGATGAGGGCACATAGTGGCAGCTTTGTCTCTGTGGCTTATTTTGAGTGTTTCAATTTATTTCAATAACGCATAATGTTGGTTGTCATTAACAACGGGCAGGGCGAGCAAGGCGCCCCATATGACTTGCGCAAGTGCTTGTGCACGAGTAGACCATGGAGTCTGACTTTGTCGATCATTCTGAGTCTTGCTATTAATTTCTATCTTGTAAGGTGGTGGTTATGAGTAATAACTGGCAGGATAAATCATTGCATACATTTTATGAAACGTCTGACTATTGACTATAGGAGCGAGTAGCGcattaattatataattatgttACGTGGCCGTGTATtgatgtggattattttgagtcttcctatatatttctattatgctattctttttattttttatatggaCGGTGGTGGTTATCGTTAATAGCTGGTGGGAAGACATAGGGATGCAATCATTGTATGACTCTCGAATGTGATTGGGCATTAGCAAGCGCACCATGTGCTTTGACTCTGTGGATTACCTTGTCGGTTGTCATTAgtaactggcaggaggaacaAATGCCCGAGCAAAAGgtgagcttttattttgtatattaagTTGACTGTAAATATATTCTGTAGTTTTTATTATGCTGAATGCTGTTTATTGTTAACAACTGGTGAGGGGAGCAAGGACAACATGAATTATACGACTTGAGGTGTCACATGTGCCTCAGCACTCGTATGAGTGACTCACATTTCCTGATGACCCTCGGCGGAGACTCTGGTCCTCCGTTAAGCGATAACCTGCTGCCTTTCTCTTGTATGGAGCAGCGCTGGTCATCCATGCGGTTGCTCTGGAAACGGCTGAGCAGGTCAAAGAAGCCCTCATCTCCAAGCATGTCAGGACTCGATCGCTACGTAGCAAACCAAAACCAGCTATCAGATGGGATGGGAGTGCCGGTGTGAGTGTGGAAGTTGTCAGGTGTGCCAACCTTGTGCGGTCCATGTGTGGGCATCTGGCTGGTGTCCAGTGTGTTACTGGTGTCCTGGAGGACTTTACTGGAGCCACCCGTCTTGAACTTCTTTCCACGCAGACGAGTGACGAAAAACAACTTGGAGGAGCTCTTGGTGAGGGGGGGTTTGCTGGTTTGTTTGCTCAGGATGTCACTGTTCCACTTCTGAACCTACAGTGCACACACATTCACTTGTCATTGCAGGAAAAAGTCACGGCAAACAAAAGGAGCTTAAAGATAATGAAGCATACGTTCATCTTGTCAGGCGTGAGCTTCATCAGCTCGAGGTTCTCCATGCTGTGTCTCCTGCTCATCCTGGGTCTTGCCcctataacacacacacacacacgctattATGATGGCTGCTCtttaatatctttattaaaatacactaccagtcaaacgtttggacacacttcctcatgctattgaatgagaaagtgtgtcccaacctttgactggtagtgtagcTCACCTTGTATTTTGTAGTCCATGTCTTTACTCTCTGTCAAGGTGGAGTTATTAGTGCTATAGCTCAGACCCAACACTGTCTGCAGGTCTGACACGTTCATACGAGCCGTCAGCTCGCCACTCCTGTCTCCAGTCTGGAAACACGACACACACAATATCAGAAGCTGAGGAATTATTGGACTATTTTGTATCTATAACATATTTTTGATCATAATATAACACATACAAAtcccacaacattaggtacatgtAATAAATTTGCAAATATAGCAATGCTTAGTTTTGACTATCACAGAGGTGTTACCTCTTTGCAGATCTCCAGGTGTTTCTCTGCAAAGTGCATGGCTTGGTCATGGTTACCCAGAGCAGTGTGAGCGTTTCCAAGACTCCAACAGGCGCGACCTTCCCCAatcctgcacaaacacacacgcacgacaTTTAAGCACAGTCACAGCGAATTATGATTGCTATGCGGAGAGTGTGTGTACCGATCGTTGAGGTCCTGTGCTATGATGAGGTGTTTAAGGTGGTAGTCGATAGCTCTCTCATAGTCCTGCAGCAGAGTGTATGTGTTGCCCAGACTGTAGCAAGCCTGAGCCTCCACTGCACGGTCTTTTAACTGCCTCGCCAGCTGTAGCGTCCTCCTAAACAACGTGGAGAGAAGACATTTAAATGCAACACAGATTGAAGCTTATCAGCCCATCGCAAGTGGAGTCAGGCTTACTTGTAATGCTCTGCTGCGACTTCAAACTCCCCTAAAAAAATGTAAGCGTTGCCCAAGTTGCAGTAAGCACGTCTCTCTGCCGAGCGGTCGCCAAACTCCTTGGCTATGAGCAGACGCTGCGGACGGAATCGTTCAGATGAGGCTCACGCGCCAgatttgtgtgttttgcagcGTACCGCGACTCTCACCTGCTCATGAGATGCCACGGCTTTCCGAAAGTTCCCCAGCAAGTAGTGCGTGTTGCCGAGGTTGCCGCAGGTTCGACCCTGAGCGGCCCGATCGCCAAGCTCCTTCACGAGCACCAAGTTGGCCCTGAAATTATACGCAGGAACAGAAATGACTAGCTGGACGATGCATGTGCTAGAATACGCAGAGGTGGTGACTTACTCGTAATATTCAGATGCCTTCTTCAGTGCCATCATGACGTCTTCTGGGAAGTCACCAGGCTCAGCTCCACTCCAACAAATACTTTTCCCTTTAGAGTGGTACACATTCCCAAAGTTGTAGAGCGCTCGCGCCTGCCCCACCTAAAACACACAAAGCGAACAGTTATTATGTTTTAACTCCATgagcgcctgaacgcctcacagcgcaGAGAATcagtcagagcagaaagaaggaaagagACAGAGCATCAAATTCTTTATAGCTCTGTGTGTTATATGAacaagtaagtaagtttgataaTTATGATGTCCATTAAGAGTGTTcaatcttgaagatttaatttatattgatgTTCCAATCAACTGTCAATgaatgtgcgtgtcaggatgagagagtgagTGGGGAGTGCcccaaaatgaggctttatcgctggttgtatgtatttttgtactttggatactgctttatcaggTTTGGTAAAccttccctttcaatttggtatcaaattaatatgcagactcaaatcatagcgattgcaagtgaaCAAAAGCTGCTCAAGTTtaacccattcaaacagaagcATCCCAACATCTGGCTGAAATAAATGATATGTAGGACGAATACTTAtccatttatcagtgctcatgtaaaacttttgtcaacatttgaccatgcaaaatacacatttttttaaccacaattgcttacttactataaaattaatcaattaatcatgttcaatatttaaaATTAATGAAGATTTacaaaggtttatgtttttaaagtgtGCAGGAGCAATGGGCTTCAagtgaaatgtctgaagggCTACGCAATTGTTaaacgtttgggaaccactgcattACGCTAAACTACTTAAAGATTGTACACTGTCCCCTTGTTTCCCAGTGAACCTAAACGCCTCACAAAAAGCCACGTGATAATAGCGCTCTTTTCTTATTCGTCAGCGGAGGGCGCAAAAatacaaacaggaagttgtgTGGTACGTAGTTGTGAGTGAAGATTAGCATTAATAAACACTGGTCTTTGTTGACAACTTTGATACATTTCTAGGCTCTTTACAGGGCTACACTAGTACACTAGGCACACTAGTAAATATTCAATTGCAACTTTAAAGCGACAAAGGGGGCAAATTATGCTCCTTCACTGAGAGAAGACGAGCAAAATTGCATACGTTAAAGCGAAGACACGTTCGGTAAGTCACTAGTACCATCTATCAATCGAACAGGCTTGAGTACCCCTGCAAATATCCAGCTTGGCTTTTAAGGAGACGTCTTCAGCTACCTTTGCTAATGATAAGTCCACGTATAATGGTGTGgtatatacatattatacattGAAAAGTGGGCCAATTTAGATATATAAATCGAAAATAAGTAAAAGTTTTCCCACTACATAAAGTCAATTTATGATTTACACTTAAcctgtaaaataaatgtattattgtgAGGAATACCTTGTCGCTGAGGTCCCTCGCAATGTCCAAGTGCCTCTGACAGCACACCACAGCCTCATCAAACCTTCCCAGCACTTTTAGTGTGTTCCCAAGATTCCCGCTGGCTTTGGCTTCTCCCAGCAGATCGCCAATGGTCCTACACGACAACATGTTGGGACCACATCTAGATCTAATGAGGATGGCTTTGGATGGTGTCGTTGAACAACCTGGTCAAGGTGAGGTCGTGTCGGTGGAATTCCAGCGCCTTGGTGTAGTCGTGCAGGTGGAAGTAGGCGTTTCCCAGCTGGCTGTAGATGGCACTGAGCACCTGCAGGTCTTCCGTGCCCACCTGGATGGCCGCTTCGAAGAAGGAGACACCCGCTCTGTAGTCGCCCACCTTGCAGAGTCGCTCGCCTTCCAGTGCCAGCTCCAGGCAGGACACCTCCATCCTGCAGTGCACAGAAGATAAAAAGGTACAGTTTTGACTGGGTAAATTTATTGGATAAAGGTTGCAAAGTGCTGTCACAATCGCAAAAGACTTGTAGAACTGAGTGACAAAGTATTTCACAGTGAAAGCCTTCAGCAGAGGATGTTGTTTCACTGCTTCCTTCCACCTAAAGAGAACAATGGATGTGAGCTGCTGATTTGTTTGTTATTGTAGGTCCCACATCCCTTTGGCTTTGGCTTTGTTAAAAGGTCCAAACTGCTGATTTGGACTGTTTTTCACCTAGATGTATCACAAAGATGTGATCATAATGAAAGTGGAGCAGACTAACCACGCCTCACAGTCACATGTGATAAACACTTGAAGGCCACCTAAACAATGGCTTCAGTCTTATCTGCACATGGATTAACATCAGATTAGGCAGTGCATTCATGCAAAGCTGAATTGTTATGCAGGAAAGTCAGTCTACTGTtgcaaatacattaaaaacacatctTTTTTCAGCTTCTTTTCCCCCTGATCGTCTAGCTAAAGGTCACGTAAATCACAGTAGCAAGGCTCTAACTTGCACACCATTGATGATTTAGTCCAGTGAATGTGATGCATACCAGCCTACCTGCAGTGTTTTCTTGACttacaacaacagcaaatgGTGTATCTGGGAGGCATCTACTGAGCTTTCCACTGCAAGAACATCCAGGCTGTGGGAGAGGTGACCTCAGACCTACTCAAACATCCTAGAGAGACAACCTTTGCTCTCATATTCTGACGTCAGAGTTATTAAAGACATGGAAAACCCTGAAGGAGACATGCGTGTGACACCGTCACCGTGTTAAGCCTAAATGCAACAGCCGAGTCAGCGTTTTCTTGGCTCATCCGCTTTCTCTCAAGCTCTCTCCTCTGACCTGGTCACCTGAGATTACAGCAGCAGGAGTACGGCAGATTACAGATCGGACGAGTGCtgatttaagtacattttatgtCAGGCAGATGCAGCAGTCTAATGGAATCAATTAATTCATCCTGACTCTACCGTGCCCCCCACCATCCAAATATTGtggacacacacaaagcaaGCAAGTGATGAATATTTCAGGGCTTGTTAAGTATTGAAGGCAGCTAGGGCAGGTAAATAGAGATGGCGCTGGTCGTGTCTTCTGGGAAAATTCCCCCTCCACTAAAGCCAATACACTTACTGGAAAACGAATGAACGAAAAATGCATGataaccacaatgtatcccgaAGGGCATCTTATAgacttttctccttttttttctgaaaaacttttttttttcttgtgttttctaaaAACACAAGATAGAGTGGAGTTGCAACcttgttatttctacaccatttGGTATTAAATCAGCCTCATTTTAACCTGATATTGTCCTTAACCTACATATAGGTCTTGGGGACACTTTCACATCATTcagaatgagaaagtgtctccaaactgtATATGCAGTAGCTTCACAAGCGTGtctgtatatttatttaatgtttattttgataCAAAGATGGGCTTTGAGTAAATATGCTCAAATTACTATTCAATCAATTCATTGATagtataatatttttatatacattttacatggcggaaaaaacaaagtaaagtttgTATACATGAATTATTACAGCAGTTAAATGACAAATAGCTGATGTTACTTCTTCAGACAGCAAAGTAGAGTCAACAGCATCTCTGCTGGTGCACTCCATTCTGCTGACGCGGGACGCAATACGCGGTTAAGCAATAATCAGCAGTACACAATTGACTGAATACTTATTATATCCATCACtagtttttacatatttattatgtCGTTGTGAAGTCATGTGTTAAATtcttctaaatcaggggtgtcaaacgcgTTTTCAATGAGGGCCACATCGAGGTTATGGCTGCCTGCAGAGGAGCACGGATGGATaaaatgctttgaaatgagaagtgaagtgagattGACAAGGTGTCAAGTAGACGTTcaagtacagtatttgtatttgacaacAAAAGATGATTGGGATATCTTGTTGTATGAACCGATTATATTAAAGTTTAGAACAACTGCACGTactaccatttttttttctgtcaaaatgaaagaataaatacatttagaaagaaaaaggtgaagtgcatgatggacacacattattcccaggctttcatgggccacataaaatgacgtgGCGGGCTCTGCATAGTGGTGAAGGTGGTAAATTGCAGTTTCAATTCtgccaacattttttaaaaagttttaacaaaatttttaaaaagttctttGGAGGTTTACTTTACATGCAACGGTACTCATTTTAATTATGCTATAGGCTTATAGAGGAATTTAGGTTAGAGTTTCACTTACCAGGCAGGACAAATAGGGTTGTTTGTcttgtgtcataaaaataatccCTGCCCAATCTTACATAACAAGCATTTAAAtagtttaattaataaatgctattatttttttatttgtacaagtATTTTTACTTGACAGTGGAGAGGCTCCTACCTGTAGCGGACATTGAAGGACTGATCCTCAGCTTGTGTGCTAATCACTGAGCCACTGGTATCCATTGAAGTGcataatatgagggaaaatccCAATTTAGTTCCTGACAAAATGGTTGCgttgaaaaaataaagcaactgcagacaaagaaaaaggtgaaaaagtctgCTGAAGAAGAGGCCAGTTAAGATTCCACTgggctgcttttgtgtgttttgcccCTCAGTCTCCCTCTCGGTGTCCCTCTGTAGAGAGAATACAAGATGCTGTGTGTGAAGCCTCTTTCTGGCCATGCGAtgccatggcaacacacacTAAACAGCGGCGTGCAAGAGCAGAGTGAGGCGAGACGAAAGAGGATGGGGGATAGCATGGgccagctgtcaatcaaaggCAAGTTGATGAAGTCTAGTGTTGCAAGCTACAAGGTGAGCCGGTGATGTAAAAAGACTTCGGAAAAGTCCAGactttgttccaaaaggtggaaaaaaagcatgTGTGAACCACCTAAAAATAAAACTCATTTCTCCATGAGGTCATACATACAAGCAACACCAAGCGCACCCCCAAATGGAACCCGCCAGCCCCTTACCCTCCGCACTTAGCACTCAAGAAAGTTGCAGTTGCCAGCATTTTGGtaaagtttaaaaatgtaattcaggAAATTACTCATGataaaacaggaaaatggtgtctgtgtggtgtctcgctgccacattgtattgtattgtattgtactttatttatcccacagcagggaaattcacttgagTGCACATGTGTCTATGGGAAAAGTAGTCTTCAAAGGAGGTAAATGTAACCTtaattgttcatttagcccATTTAGTCATATGCAGTTGCaactgttttatgcatgtaaaactacaattagaAGCTGATGACTTCATAGACATCATCAACCACTAAAAACATCATAGTCACCGTCaattccggttgccattttgttccctagctaataggatgctaacaaggaaagatgttttctgatcaaaaaatatattaagaatacaAATGGACTCACAgtgtattaactcattcaatcccagccatttttcaaaagacaaccctttcagtaacggccattttagacgattttgactgatctgtcaaggcacacagaatattgtgctttacggctatataaacatggaacctaccaaaagaatgattagactcccatcattcgtcagaaaaaaaagtttctttctacctttttctattctttagtaatcagcagtggaacataggtaagcttcaggaaaatatcagttcctgactagaaaagggagaaaaccaactttttgtgaaaagatacatttcaagcataactttaacTTTGACAGAAATACTTCTTGCtattgtgacagctcaaatatctaaacaactataccaacataaaacaaaaatgggttgttttacatcaaaataatgtatttaccaatataaaaccatgaactatttccaattttcacatttggaactgaactatgtgtgtgtgcgtgcgtgcattaaaatttccctacaatgcgtaacgtTCTGCACGCTCCaatcctccatgctctctcacttacaTCTGCATCTGAACAATAAGAGCCTCATGCAAACAGTTTTGAGGAGGGCACCTTTTCCACCATTGTATGCCAAATGGGTGTGTTGCTGACTGACTTGTACTCAAAGCTGATGTTTGTGGACATGACTGGCTTTGAGCAATGTTTGATTAACTAAGAACACGCTCACTACACTATGTTCGATACGCATGCACAATCCACGTTTAACACAATACACGTCTAAGATGAGAGGGGTGAAATATTAAATTGAAACAGAGCAGCACCATATCAACTAAATTGCTTCCTGTGGCATTCAAAACGGAGCATTACTAACTTTCTtgttgatacagctcttgtgtcggacctcattagattgtgcaagtcCAGTAAGTGTATGTTGACCTGAGACTCCAAGCTGAAGTCAATTACCGCCCCTTACAGCAAAATCCAAATATGACGTCAaccaaaacacacataaaagatGCAAGCATGTTAAAAAATTAACCCCTGCAACCCTAccaaggacaagcggcatagaaaatgattaaATGGAAACATCTAATCAAGACATACTGACCTGTAATTTTTGCACACTGGCGCAGGAAATCTGGTAACCCTACAAGGAAGACAAGTGGAACCATGACTAATTTTACATTTCTGTCTTTGCTCCATATTTATTCACACTAAAAGCTTGATTAACTAGTACCCCTTATAGTACGGATGACATTTGATGATATAACCTTGAAAAAAGATGTATATTCGGCATATTATAAATCTCACGATTACATCACGGTGTAATAATCCTCTGTAAAAATAACGttattccaactatttcaaacaTTATTCTGGGAGACTTTCATCACGTCACAGGTAACCGTAAAACGTCAGTAAATCGTGAAAACGACCATTACTAGAAGTTTTATTGTacaaatgaacataaacacagaaTCAATCGGAATTGATGTCGTGTCTATTACGGTGTCAACGCTGGTTTATGATGCCACATTAGCTTATTAGCCTAAAACTTACGTGAGTCGATCCAGTTCGAAGGGTATTCTCTTTCTCTATCACtttgttataataataaactCCATTCCGGTGTaatgaaggttttttttataAGTTATGAAAGACTATTTGATCGCCATAGTTAGTTACGTTTGGTAGAACTTCGACGAGTGGGTTTAAAAGAAAGGCTGGCTTTGCCCTATAGTTGTGTCGTGTGTTTTGGTCCAAGCAGCCAATTAGAGGGTGGAATTCAAAGACAGCCGCGCCCAGGACTGCAGCCATTGGTCGCCAAGAATATTTGAATAGAACGAAGTGATGACTGTGTAGTAAACCATTTTCATTGTGTTATGAGGTGTAATCTACAATTGAATCACGATGAATTAATTGTATTAGTTTGAATTAACCCTATTATGTCTGTAGAGGGAATTCTAAGGAGAACGTCTGCTGTGTTAGAAGTTTTTCTGTTAGTTCAATATCACACAGTATGTTATAATAAAGTGAGAATAATAGATTataatatgtattattgtaTACGATTATactcatatttaaataaatatataaataaaggtTCCAAAATTTTCCTTTTtgctaatggtaaaaaaaataataaattaatcgtCACTTCCACTATCGTTACTAAGCAACCGGACGCCTCAATGCGGACAGTCTGGATCCAGATGGACAACGCTGCCGTGTTGTGCAATATTAATGACAGTGCAGAAACACAACCTGTTCAAGAAAGCATATGTCAAGACAGGAAGGGAGAGAAGGTCTGTACTTATACTTATTGCTGGAGAGGTGAAGCGTGGTTGCAACCAGgaatatttttaaacttttaacaaTTTTGACAGCCCGGAAAGACCTATTACGTGAGTACCCATGGATACCTTTTGACATGTGAGTGACATGTACGTGACTTCCTGATCATGTAACAGTTAATGCAACATGCAAGGCTTAATTACTTCAATTCATTTgcgatttttgttttattcgaTTAACATTTCTCccgttttttcttttcaaatgttTCAAATGTACCTGTTTACATATTAACATCGTAAAATCACCTGCATTGTTACATATAATTACAGTGCTGTACTTACAATTCACTAACACAAATAACATGTTGATTCATGTGGTGAAATAGTGGTAAATTGGTTATATGATATTAACTTGTTACTTTGTGACACATAGGTTATGTCAAAGACTTACCTGTACCGTCAGTGAGTCATGGAGGGGGAACCAGAGGATTCTGATGATGACGTACAGGGGGAGCATAAGACCACTGTATTGTGGGAAAAGCGTATCCAGCAGAGCATCGTGGTGGACCTCAGCGAGGATGAAAGCCTCCGCCTCAGTGATCTGCAGGCATCTTCCTTAGATTTCCATTTCTCGAAGGTGGAGTCTGCAGGGTCAGAGGCCAGTGTCCATCTCAAGGGTGAGTCTCATTGTCAACCACATCACTTGAGAAAGAATGAGAGTGAATGAGAATGACGTAATTGCTAATTTGGTTGTTTGCAGAAAGTACTGAGCTATCAACAGGGGATGATAAGTCCTCAGGTTCCGGTGTTGTCAGTAGTGAGAAGCTCGTATCACACAAGAGTGGCATCTTGCAAAGACACACCATGCAAGATGAGGAGACCCTGCACCAAGAGTATGAAGACCCTGGGCAGAATACCAGCGATGAGGATCAGGAGGACCTTCCTTATGACGAAGAGCTTGGCAGCCTTTACTTCACTCACATGGTTGGTTCTAAGAGCAATGTGACATCTGAtggaaaacaaagtacaactggTCTACAATCGTCTGAAAATGTGGATAAACAAGCAACTTTATCTCAAGAGGATGCCAGAAAGCACAATGATGTCGCCCCAACATGCATTTGTCCTCCAGTTGACGTTAACCAGCTGCTGCTGCGACATCTCGCCCGAGAGGAGTGGCTGCAGACAGGAAGGCCGATTGAAGCCGAGACACTGCCGGAGGTGTCCCTGCTGGAGAGTGTAGATGACATTCTCTGTAGTCCATCAGCATACAACAACACTGCAGCGCTGAGCAATATTTCTGAGAGAGAGAACAGTTTATCAAAAAGTGCACATTTAGAGGAGGCTAATCTTGACAGGACTAATCTTGAttacaaagtgtgtgatgtTCACACCCAGAAAGTCCCACATTTGCACAGGTCTTTTAGTGACCTAAAGTACGGCCAAGGTCAAGTCCATTACCCACTCCCTGACTTCTCCAAGGTAGCTCCCAAGGTGAAAATCCCAAAGGGTCCCTCCAGTGGTACAGCCAGGCCTGTTCCCAGCCCTATGATCAAAACCCAGTCCTCCCCGGGGATGTTAGAGCTAATCAGCAGAGTTCTAGAGGATTCAGGC
This sequence is a window from Dunckerocampus dactyliophorus isolate RoL2022-P2 chromosome 2, RoL_Ddac_1.1, whole genome shotgun sequence. Protein-coding genes within it:
- the gpsm2 gene encoding G-protein-signaling modulator 2 isoform X1 — encoded protein: MLPLYVIIRILWFPLHDSLTVQGYQISCASVQKLQRDTERETEGQNTQKQPSGILTGLFFSRLFHLFLCLQLLYFFNATILSGTKLGFSLILCTSMDTSGSVISTQAEDQSFNVRYRMEVSCLELALEGERLCKVGDYRAGVSFFEAAIQVGTEDLQVLSAIYSQLGNAYFHLHDYTKALEFHRHDLTLTRTIGDLLGEAKASGNLGNTLKVLGRFDEAVVCCQRHLDIARDLSDKVGQARALYNFGNVYHSKGKSICWSGAEPGDFPEDVMMALKKASEYYEANLVLVKELGDRAAQGRTCGNLGNTHYLLGNFRKAVASHEQRLLIAKEFGDRSAERRAYCNLGNAYIFLGEFEVAAEHYKRTLQLARQLKDRAVEAQACYSLGNTYTLLQDYERAIDYHLKHLIIAQDLNDRIGEGRACWSLGNAHTALGNHDQAMHFAEKHLEICKETGDRSGELTARMNVSDLQTVLGLSYSTNNSTLTESKDMDYKIQGARPRMSRRHSMENLELMKLTPDKMNVQKWNSDILSKQTSKPPLTKSSSKLFFVTRLRGKKFKTGGSSKVLQDTSNTLDTSQMPTHGPHKRSSPDMLGDEGFFDLLSRFQSNRMDDQRCSIQEKGSRLSLNGGPESPPRVIRKSVSESTNVSGVQRQQLEDSSAAGGSLPGLRLNENSNQAVLSHLMANADNAEPDEDFFAMLVKCQGSRLDDQRSAPPPPPVRGPTVPDEDFFSLIMRSQAKRMDEQRVTLPPPAERST
- the gpsm2 gene encoding G-protein-signaling modulator 2 isoform X3; translation: MEVSCLELALEGERLCKVGDYRAGVSFFEAAIQVGTEDLQVLSAIYSQLGNAYFHLHDYTKALEFHRHDLTLTRTIGDLLGEAKASGNLGNTLKVLGRFDEAVVCCQRHLDIARDLSDKVGQARALYNFGNVYHSKGKSICWSGAEPGDFPEDVMMALKKASEYYEANLVLVKELGDRAAQGRTCGNLGNTHYLLGNFRKAVASHEQRLLIAKEFGDRSAERRAYCNLGNAYIFLGEFEVAAEHYKRTLQLARQLKDRAVEAQACYSLGNTYTLLQDYERAIDYHLKHLIIAQDLNDRIGEGRACWSLGNAHTALGNHDQAMHFAEKHLEICKETGDRSGELTARMNVSDLQTVLGLSYSTNNSTLTESKDMDYKIQGARPRMSRRHSMENLELMKLTPDKMNVQKWNSDILSKQTSKPPLTKSSSKLFFVTRLRGKKFKTGGSSKVLQDTSNTLDTSQMPTHGPHKRSSPDMLGDEGFFDLLSRFQSNRMDDQRCSIQEKGSRLSLNGGPESPPRVIRKSVSESTNVSGVQRQQLEDSSAAGGSLPGLRLNENSNQAVLSHLMANADNAEPDEDFFAMLVKCQGSRLDDQRSAPPPPPVRGPTVPDEDFFSLIMRSQAKRMDEQRVTLPPPAERST
- the gpsm2 gene encoding G-protein-signaling modulator 2 isoform X2 is translated as MPPRYTICCCCKSRKHCRMEVSCLELALEGERLCKVGDYRAGVSFFEAAIQVGTEDLQVLSAIYSQLGNAYFHLHDYTKALEFHRHDLTLTRTIGDLLGEAKASGNLGNTLKVLGRFDEAVVCCQRHLDIARDLSDKVGQARALYNFGNVYHSKGKSICWSGAEPGDFPEDVMMALKKASEYYEANLVLVKELGDRAAQGRTCGNLGNTHYLLGNFRKAVASHEQRLLIAKEFGDRSAERRAYCNLGNAYIFLGEFEVAAEHYKRTLQLARQLKDRAVEAQACYSLGNTYTLLQDYERAIDYHLKHLIIAQDLNDRIGEGRACWSLGNAHTALGNHDQAMHFAEKHLEICKETGDRSGELTARMNVSDLQTVLGLSYSTNNSTLTESKDMDYKIQGARPRMSRRHSMENLELMKLTPDKMNVQKWNSDILSKQTSKPPLTKSSSKLFFVTRLRGKKFKTGGSSKVLQDTSNTLDTSQMPTHGPHKRSSPDMLGDEGFFDLLSRFQSNRMDDQRCSIQEKGSRLSLNGGPESPPRVIRKSVSESTNVSGVQRQQLEDSSAAGGSLPGLRLNENSNQAVLSHLMANADNAEPDEDFFAMLVKCQGSRLDDQRSAPPPPPVRGPTVPDEDFFSLIMRSQAKRMDEQRVTLPPPAERST